CAATTTTCTTCCCATACTCCTCTTTACACAAGATCATTCCACCACGTGGTCCACGTAATGTTTTATGTGTCGTTGATGTTACAAAGTCTGCATATGGAACAGGGTTCTCATGAAGCCCTGCTGCTACAAGGCCGGCGATATGCGCCATGTCTACCATTAAATATGCATTCACTTCATCTGCGATTTCACGAAACTTTCGGAAGTTGATTTCTCTTGAATAAGCACTCGCGCCTGCTACAATTAACTTTGGCTTATGAGCTAGTGCTTTTTCACGGACATCCTCATACACAATTGTTCCCGTCTCTTCATTGACCCCGTAATCTACGAATTCATACTGCTTCCCGCTGAAGTTTACCGGGCTACCGTGTGTTAAATGACCCCCATGGGATAAGTTCATTCCTAAAACTGTGTCACCATGCTCTAAGACTGTGTAGTAAACGGCCATGTTTGCTTGTGCTCCTGAATGCGGTTGAACATTTGCATGTTCTGCACCAAAGATCTTTTTTGCACGATCTCTAGCTATATCTTCAACAACATCGACATGTTCGCACCCGCCATAATAACGTTTGCTTGGGTAGCCTTCTGCATATTTATTCGTTAACACAGATCCTTGCGCTTCCATTACTGCTTTTGAAACAAAGTTCTCAGAAGCGATCAGTTCGATATTTGCTTGTTGCCTTTTTAGTTCTGCATCCATTGCGGCGAATAGCTCTGCGTCATTTGTTCTAATTTCTGATAGTGAGTCAACTTTCATTGTTGTCATTTTTATGTCCTCCTTTTTTGTTACGAGCTTCTATTATATTAAATATATGTACTATTTAGAGGTTACATGGTTTGTCTATATGAACGATTTTTAACACTTTTGTCATTTTGCTTTAGTCTATCCTGAAAATAGTGTTTATGGTTTGACAGCTTATGTGCTCGCTTTCACCTCTAGGCACAAGCGCGACATCCATTCAAGTCTCACTTCGTTCACTTTCATGGTGTCTCCTTTGCCGCGGGCACTGCCTCAACTTCCCAAAACTCTCAAAGTTCGTTTTGGGTGATTTTCGGCTCGTGCTGATCCCGCAGGAGTCTCGCACAAGCTGTCAAACATATCTCAAAATAAAAAATTTCATGTGCCATGGTGCGAAAATCACTTCGCATGGACGTCTACCCTGAAAATAAATCGTTAGTTGGGAAGCATTTGCTGCTTCGCTTTCACCTCTAGGCACAAGTGCGACATCTGCTCTAGCTACGTTCCACTGGCTATCACGGTGTCTTCTATGCCGCGGGAAGTATGGGCTTCCTAAAACTCATTACATTTGATGTCTACCTTGAAAGTATGGTTAATCACATGTTCCTTCCTCTTCGGAAATGGTATACACAGCCCTTTCTCCACCAATAAGCTTCGGCCGTGTTCTCGCATATGTGACATGGGCCTCGCCAACTTGATTGATTGAAGTTCTTACAGGTACAGCGACACGTTTTAAATGCATTCCGATAAATGTATCACCAATGTCTATGCCTGCATCAGCTTCAATTTGTTCAATAAGAACGGGTTCATTGAAGTTTTTGTAGGCATATGATGCCATCGATCCTCCAGCTTTCGGAACCGGAATTGCATGCACAATTTCAACGTTATTTTTTTCAGCGACAGTTTTTTCTAGTACGAGGGTGCGGTTTAAATGTTCACAACATTGAAATACAAGATGAATCCCTGTTTCTTTCTGAAATGTCCTTAAAGCGCCCCAAATTGCTGCAGCTATTTCTTCTGTGCCAGCTTTTCCAATATGCTTTCCACTCACTTCACTCGTACTCGTTCCAATTACGAACGTTCGGCCTTCTCGTAGCTTTGCAGATTGTTGAAACTCTCGTAGCCCTTTTAACAAACTACGTTCAACCTCTTCAACGTTTGTATCCATGAACATGTCTCCTCCTTACAGAAAAGATCCTTATGTATAGAAAGGAATGAAGGTCGTGCCCTTCATTCCTTAATTTTGTTCATATTGTGTAATCTTGTTGACCCGATTTTCGTGTCTTCCACCTTCATATTCGGTACTTAACCATACACGTGCAATTTCTACTGCTAGTCCAGGACCGATAATACGTTCACCCATCGCTAAAACGTTAGAGTCATTGTGTTCACGAGTCGCTTTAGCAGAAAATAAATCATGAACGAGTGCACAGCGTACACCTTTTACTTTGTTAGCTGCGATTGACATACCAATCCCTGTGCCACAGACCACAATACCACGATCAAATTCACCGTTTGCGACTTTTTCTGCTACAGGAATACCGTAATCAGGATAATCAACAGAATCTTCACATTCACACCCGACATCGACAAAATCAATATTCATTTCCTTTAATACTGTTTTAACTTCTTCTTTTAAGCTGTATCCTCCATGGTCAGAACCGATTGCTACTTTCATAATATCCTCCTTCATTTATACAGAAAATTGTTTGATCGTTTGCTTTAGTTTATCCGCTTGGTCGCCTAAAACTTCAGCAGATGCTGCGATTTCTTCCATAACACCTGTTTGTTCTTGCGTTGATGAAGTGACTTCTGCAGCTCCTGCAGACGTTTCTTCTGCAACTGCTGCTACTTCCTGTGATTGACGAGCGGTATTTTCAATTGATGTCATTTGACGATCGACTAATTGAAGAATTTCATGTACGGATTTCACTACGCCATCGACTGATTCTGTCATTTCTACGATCGCTTCATTTGTCTTTGTTCCCTTTTCCGCTTCACTATTTGCCGCTGACACTTGATCAGTGATTTGCCTAACAACATTTTGCACTTCCTGCTGAATGTTTTGGATTAGCTCAGATATCCCTTTCACTGCTGTACCACTTTCATCAGCTAGTTTCCTTACTTCATCTGCTACAACTGCAAAACCTCTTCCTTGTTCTCCAGCTCTAGCTGCCTCAATGGAAGCATTCAATGCAAGTAAATTTGTTTGTTCTGCAATATCACCTACAAGAGAAATAATTTCTTCAACTTTTTTCGCATGTGTTTCTAAACGATTCACGGCAGTAAGGGAATCCTGATTGTTGTTTGCTAAAGTTTGAATGCCTTCAACAAGCGATTGAATCACTGCTTTACTTTCAGTTAACGTCTTTACCATACCATTCGAGAGTTCATTTGAATGCTTTGCGTGGTTTTGTACAGTCGTTGCAAGTTCAATGACATCGTCAATTGATTCGACTGTTTCTTGCACTGCGTTTGCTGAACTGTCTGCACCTGATGCAATTTCCTCTACTGTTCGTGAAATGTTCTCTGCCTGATTTGCAGCTGCATTTGATGCGGACTTAATTTCAACGACTTGTTCATTCGTTTGTTCAAAGTTGGTATGAATGTCTCGCACCATAGATCTTAAGTTACTAATCATATTGTTATACGCTAACGCTAATGCGCGAAGTTCATCATCTGATTTTGGAACTTCTACATCTTCAGTAATATCCCCTTCTGCTACTTTGCGTGCAGATGTTTCTAATTCATTCAATGGTCGAACAATGATCGTTGCTCCAACAAAGCCAAGGATCCCACACCAGATGATCCCAAGTAATAATGTTAGTAAAGTAAAGACATTTTCATTTACCCCAAGCGTATTTGCTAATATTTCACTTAAATAAAAAATAAAAACGGCACTTGTTGCGTAAGTAATCGCAGCTACTGTACAAATGCCTATGACCATTTTCTTCCTTAAACTAAAGCGATACTTTTTACCCTCCATTGACGTTTCTCTCTCCCCTTGAATTTCCATATATTATTTTAGTTTTTTTAGCAGCTTTTCAACCGCTTTTTCAATTTCTGTGAGTGTTTCATCATATCTTTCAACATCTGCACCAAATGGGTCGCTAATATCAAAGCTAGGGAGCTTTCCTGCAATTTCATCAATTACGTTTTGGTGAGGGATGATTTCGTCTAACAATTGTTTTTCAAGTTCTTGTTGATTTTGAACATCATTTGTTTTGTTGTATTCTTCAATCTTTCCTTGGTTATCAGCAATAAATTTTGCTCTTTTTAATTCAAGGTGTGCTTGTTGATCTTTCAATTCCTCTACTAGCTTTGTTGTTTCAGGGTCATCGTGGACAAATTCTTTTAGCGTATATATCTCATTCACCTTTTCAGGAAACTGCTCAATGAGTGTTCGTTTATGGCTTTCTGTCATTGTTAAAATAACATCTGCCCATTTCAGTAACGATGGATCAACAACTTTTGCTTCATGCTTATGGTTAAACCCTTTATTCTCCAATACTGTTTTAGAGTGCTCGGATATTGGCATCCCTTCCATCGCATGAATCCCCGCTGATTTTGCTTTCAATTCATCACTTGTCTTTTTATGTTCAAAAACCGCTTCTGCTAAAGGGCTGCGGCATGTATTACCCGTACAAATAAATAATACATTTTTCATGTATACATCCCCTTTCTACGCATCACCTTATTTGACTTAAATACTCGGTATACAAAGGCTTGTCATTATCATTTCCAAGTCGACATATTCTAACAATACCTACCCTCAATTTTATCATAAAAAAACGAAAAATCCTCCTCAAATGGAAAATCTTTCGTTTCTGAAATTAGTTACTATTGAATGGATAAAATGATTTTAATACCAAATGAAATGAGAATACATCCCCCTAGCCATTCACTGTATCCTCCAAGCCAACCGCCTGCTTTTTTACCAATTAATAGTCCAATACAAGTTAATAGTCCACTCATTACACCGAAGCTGACAAGTGTAACGAACGTTTTTGCACCAAGCATTCCTAAACTTAACCCTGCTGAAAAACTATCTAAACTAACACTCACTGCAAATAACAAAATTCCAAAAGAAGTTATTCTTAGCATCGAGCCTTGCTCCTCTTGAAAAGTGGATAGAATCATTTGGGCACCTAATAAGATGAGTAAGCTGCCCCCTAAAATAAACGCAAAAATCCCAATATGTTGCGATAAAAGTTTCCCTAGTACGAGGCCAATGAGGGGCATCCATACGTGAAACAGACCTACGACAGACCCGATCATTAAAATGTGTCGGTACCTCAAACCAAGGAGTCCCATCCCAATTGATAAGGAGAAAGCATCCATACTTAAGGCAAAAGCCATAATTCCGATCGTAAAAAACTCTGCTAACACGAAATCACCCCTTGGACCAGCTATATTAAACCTATGCACGTCCAAGGGGAATTATTTTTAAAATATTGTTATTTTACGTTTTCGCTTATGATTGTCCCACCTGCAGCTTTTCTAAGCCGATTCATAATCGCAGAACCAATCGTTGTCTCAGGGTAGACTTGTGAAAAAATAATATCTATTTTATAGTCTTCAAATGCTCTTAATGAATCATACAGCTGGTGAGCTACTGTGGATAAGTCTTCAATGGACCCTGCTAGAACTTCAACATCAACATCAGGGATGCCCTTCCATTCATGAGAAACTAAAGCGCCGATGGTTTTTCCATCCTGTTTTGCTTCCTTTACTTTTTCTTCAAAAAATAAGCGAGACCCTTCTATAAGAACAAGAGGAGCAACAGGGGCATAATGCGTATATTTCATTCCAGGCGAACGTGGAGCCATGTTTTCTTCTATTAAAGCTGGGTCAACGTTCACCTTACCCACAACGGCTTCCATTTGTTCTCTCGTGATGCCACCGGGCCGTAAAATCATCACTTCATTATTCGAACAATCCACAACTGTACTTTCCAATCCAACCCCAGTTTCTCCACCATCAATTATTCCAGCAATTTTTCCGTTTAAATCTTTTGCCACATGCTCGGCGGTTGTTGGACTCGGTTTTCCTGATGTATTCGCACTTGGCGCAGCTAATGGAATTCCCGCAACTTCAATTAACGCTAGAGCAACCGGGTGATCTGGCATCCTTATTCCTACTGTGGATAAACTTGCTGTCACCTTTGTGGATAACTTGTTAGTATGTGGTAAGACGATCGTTAATGGTCCTGGCCAAAAGGCTTCGATCAGTTTTTCTGCTTTTTCTGGAACGTTAGTAACATATTCCTTTAACTGGCTTTCATTAGAGATATGTACAATTAACGGGTTATCTTGAGGTCTTCCTTTCGCTCGGAAAATCCGATCAATCGCTTTATCATTTCTTGCATTTCCACCTAGGCCATATACAGTTTCTGTTGGAAAGGCAATGACTTCATTTTTTCTCAATATTTCCGCGGCTTGGTGAATTTGTGGATCGTTACTTATTTTTTCCACAGCTTTATCCACAATCCACATGTTTGTTTGCTTTTCATTCATTTGTTGCTTCCTCCTTTAAGGAGTGAGTCATATTTATATTATCAAAAATAATCGTGCAAGTATGAGGCATTTCATAATGTATGATACGATCTTGTTCCGAACGATCCCTTTAGTTAAGCATTCTTATTTTTTCTTATTATTAGGCTCTGTTAAAGTTAGGTGTTGATTTTCGTCATTATAGGTGGATGCTTGCACCTCTGGGCACAAGTGTGACATCCGTTCATGCTGCACTTTGCTTGCATTCACGGTGTCTTCTTTGCCGCGGGCACGACCTCAACTTCTCTGAACTCATAAATACTCGTTCAGAGTGATTTTCGGTTCGTGGCTCCTGCGTTTACTCGTCGCAGCTCGAAGTCGTTCGAAGAAGTGATGCTCGTTGCTGTTCCCGCAGGCGTCACCACCTGCCATTCCTCAAATCCCAAGATATCAACATTGAGCTTTAACACAGCCTATTATTAAAGAAGTTAACAAAGATTCGTTAATGCTATATATTTTGCTTTGATGCGGACAGAATGTCAACGAGTATCTTATCATTTGTACATAAAAAGGGGTTATCCACAACTTTGTGTGAATAACCCCTCTTACTATGTGCATAAGTTGTGAATAATTTGTCGATTAATGAAAGTGATGGACGTACATTGGTCCGTCATTGGATAGATGTTCTGTAATATCGTCATGTGCTTCCAATGTTTCCGGCAACTCATTTTCGTGACATTTCGTAAATCCGAGTTGCTGTAGAAAGCTTGACGTTTTCGCCGCTAATAAATAAATTGACTCTAGTTTTTGCTCTTTTGCATATTGTAAGGCAGCTTCCACAAACTCTAGTAAAAAATATGTTGTCACTTTATCAGTATCTACAATTAGCTTTCTTAACAAACCATTTCCTTCACCGACAGGTTCGATGGCTACAATGGCCACACATTCATTTTTATCGTTTTCCGCGATTAAAAATGAATCCCAATCTACAGGTTCTGTTAGTTTATCCACACTTGCTTTTGCGACAAAATGTCTAATGGTCAATGCATCTCTATCACTTGCTTGTCTTACGTAAAAACTCATTTGCTCCACCCTCTCTCTTGCATTCTAGTAAATTGTATGCAAAGAGAAAGAGAGATATGTTGATAACTTTATAGATTTTTTATTATGACGTAACTTTTCCCCATAAATTTGTGATTACTTCTACAACAAAGAACTTTACTTCAACTTCTTCCTCTTCTGCAGCTTCGATTTCTGCTTGATCTGCTTTCCCTTCATCATTTGAGAAGTCGAGAAAACATAGTGGCGGGAATAAAACGCACCACCAATTATCCCCTTGTCCATCACCTAAAGTAATTTTAACCGCTTCATATTGACCTTCTGGATAAAGACGGTTCCCATAACGCTTTGTTGGAAATGACGTTTCTTCTAAACCTACATCAAAAGATATATTTTTTCCTACCTTTTCAAGCTCACTTGCAATTGTTTCTTCTAATTTTTCAATGTTTTGTCCGATATATTCATGAGCCTCTTCAAACTCATCAAAATGTTGCACCCATTCAGTCACTTGCGTGTTCACCGCATCTCTTACGTTAAGTTTCAACGTTTGATCGATCGGTGAATTACTATTACTTAAGATTCGAAGTCTAATAGATTCTTCAGGGATCACTTCACTATTTGCTGCTTGAGCAGGTACGAGATAATTTCCTTCCCAAGATAAAATAAGTACTGTTAAACATAACATTAAGTATAATTGCGTTCTTTTTAATAACATTTCCTTCACCTTCCTCTTAGTCCTCATTGTTGTCAGGCAAGGAATAATATAAACATAGATTTGTCCGACAAGTTGTGACATAGAGAATCGGTTGTTGAAAATGATAGAGTTATACACAGATAATTGTGCATAAGTTAACTACTCATGGTTAATCTCATGGAAAACTAAATAATATGCGGGTTTTCCATTGGTTTCAGGTGAATAACAACCTTTTTTTATTAACAGTTGTGGATAAACTTTGTTAATAAGTTGTTAATAGATAGGAGTTTTTTTGGTTTTGAACGTTTATGTATACTTCAACTTACCTCTTAATACTTGCACCATTCAATATACGTTTGTTTTTGTTCGCCTTCATCTCCAGGAAATTGTGAAAGAATTGGTGTCGTGTTGATGATCGGGTGTTGTTTCTCGTCTATGAGAGTGGACCGAAGTTCGGGATAATAATGAGAGAAGCTGCTCCAACGATAGTCTTTCGGAGTTTCACAGAGGTTTGCCTCTACGGGGTTGTAGTGGATATAGCGACTTACAATGAGTAATCCTCGTTTTTGATAAATTGGCTTTGCTTGAAAACGCCGTTCAAAAACATGTCCGGTTAAATTATATTTACGATTGAAGTAGCGGGCGTAGAGCTTATTAATATGTTCCATTATTTTCGATAATGAATGTTTGAATGATCGGATCTCAAGGTGATAGTGGTTATTCATGAGGCAGTAAGCAATTAGTTCAAATGGATATTTAACTTGTGTTTTAGAAAGAAGTTCTTGAAAAAATATGTAGTCGTCAACATCGCGGAATAACGTTTCTTTACGGTTCCCCCTTGAATAAACATGGTAGAACAGGTGATCCTTCCAGTTTCTATTACCACTCATTTCATCTACTCAATCCTTCCTATATATATTTCACTTTTTTATTCGACAAAAGCTTTATATTTCCTCCTTTTAAATATTTGTATTTTTATTCAAAATAGAGGGTGGTTTTATACATGATTTCTCTTGTTTATTCATAAATTGAACCCTACAAGTTTGAACCTGCTTCAACTGAAGCTGCTTCAATTTTGTAGGGTTCAAAAACCAACTAAAAAATAGAGGTCCGACCTCACCAAAGGCAGACCTCCTCTACTTAGCACGTTCATCCGCACCAAATCAAAACAAACAAGCTTTGCATATAACTGAATATCAGCTATCTAACCTTTATTTTCGCAAAAACAATTCGTTCATTACCGTTAATATCATTGTGGACGGACACTTCAGCTTGTGGATATGTGGATAAAACCAACTTTCGTACGTCTTCTCCCTGGCCATGTCCGATTTCAAAGCCGATTAATCCTGGTAATGCTAAAACTTTCGGGATTTCGGCAATGAGCCGTTTATAAACAGCGAGGCCATTGTCATCTGCAAACAGGGCTAGGTCTGGTTCGTGATCACGGACATTTTCCTTCAATTCCGTACGATCTGACTCTGGGATGTACGGCGGATTTGAGACGATGACATCGGCTTTTTGGCCCGCCTCAATAAAAGGGCTCAAAAGATCACCTTCGAAAAACTCGACAGATGCACCGAGTTTCTCGTTATTTCGCTTTGCTACAGCTAAAGCATCAGGTGACAGATCGACCGCACTTACCCGAGTATTGGGTATCTCTAAGTTTAGAGTGATCCCAATTATGCCACTTCCTGCGCCGACATCAATGATACGGGCCGGCTCAGGAGATGAACTATGTAACTCACGAATATGACCAATCATGAGCTGAACGAGTTCTTCTGTTTCGGGGCGTGGGATGAGGACATTTTTATTTACTTCAAATGAACGACCGTAAAACTCTTCTTCACCGATGAGGTGCTGAACAGGAATTCCTGCTGCTGATTTTTTTACATCGGCGATAAAGCTTTCATATACATTTGCTGGTAAGGGCGTTTGGAGCTCTGACAACAGCTCCGCCCGTGACCAGCCCGTATGGTGAATCAACAACCTTTCTGCAATCGTAGATTCATAACTTGATTTTTCTAAAAAAGAAGAAGCCCACTGAAGGACTTCGTATACTTTGTTTGTTGTTTCCATTATTTATCGGCTTCTTCCATTGCGCGTGATTGTTCTTCAACGACCAGTGCATCAATGATTTCATCGAGCTTTCCTTCAAGGATTTGCTCGAGCTTTTGAATTGTAAGGCCAATACGGTGGTCTGTTACTCGGCTTTGCGGGAAGTTGTACGTTCGAATTCGTTCGGAACGATCTCCGGTACCCACCGCAGATTTACGAATATCTGCGTATTCTGCTTGTGCTTCTTTTTGGACCTTGTCAAAAATACGGGCACGAAGAACTTTCATCGCTTTTTCTTTATTTTTGATTTGTGATTTTTCGTCTTGGCAAGACACAACGGTTCCTGTTGGCATGTGTGTTAAACGAACGGCAGACATGGTTGTATTTACACTTTGTCCGCCTGGGCCACTTGATGCGAATGTATCGACACGAATATCTTTTTCGTTAATGTCGATTTCGACTTCTTCGGCTTCTGGTAATACAGCAACAGTTGCTGTTGATGTATGAATTCGTCCGCCTGATTCTGTTGCAGGAACACGTTGAACACGGTGAGCGCCATTTTCATATTTCATTTTGGAGAAAGCTCCGTTTCCGTTAATCATGAAAATGATTTCTTTAAATCCGCCTACACCCGTTTGACTTGATTCGATCACTTCTGGTTTCCAGCCTTGTGCTTCCGCGTAGCGTGAATACATACGGTATAAGTCACCAGCAAATAGAGCCGCTTCGTCTCCACCTGCAGCAGCGCGAATTTCCACGATAACGTTTTTGTCATCGTTCGGGTCTTTCGGAATAAGTAGAACTTTTAGTTTTTCTTCCAACGGTGGAATTTGCTCTTCAAGTTCATCCATTTCCATTTTGACCATTTCAGACATTTCATCATCGAGATTATCTTGAAGCATCTCTTTTGCATCATTGTATTGCTGCTTAACTTCCTTATACTGACGGTACGTTTGTACAGTTTCTTCTATGTCTGCTTGTTCCTTTGAATACTCACGTAATTTTTTCGTATCACTAATGACATCAGGGTCCATTAGTAATTCATTCAGTCTTTCGTATCGGTCTTCTACCGCTTCTAAACGATCAAACACGTTATTCACCTCATTTATTAACGCTTAACAGTCTTATTATAGTATAGGTGGATGCAAAAGTAAAAACAAGGCCTCGTTTCATGTTGTTCAGTGCCTGGCACATGGAATTCAATTTCCAGGTGCCAGGCACTTGGTAATTTTTGGTTGATGTTTTTGTTTTCTTATTTTGTGGGATATTGTATATAGAATGAAACAAATGTGTGAAGGAATATACGGATTTATCTAAGGAGGCTTTTAAGATGAAGGTCGTAATCATTGGTGGCGATGCTGCTGGCATGAGTGCTGCGATGCAAGTTGTACGTAATGATGAACAGGCTGAAGTAACGGTATTAGAGAAAGGGAGTTATTATTCGTACGCCCAATGCGGATTACCATATTTCATAGGTGGACTGGTCGAAGATAGCGGAGATCTCATTGCTCGAAGTCGTGATACCTTTCGTGAGAAGCATGGAATTGATGCACGAATATATCATGAAGTAACTGAATTAGATCCAGAAAATAAGGTCGTTAAAGGAGACAACCTTGAAACTGGTGAACCTTTTGAAATGACTTATGATAAATGCCTCGTTGCCACAGGTGCTTCACCTATTTTCCCTCCATTTGACGGCAATGACCTTGAGGGAATCCATGTCTTAAAAACAATTCCTGATGCGAAAAAAATCGTTGAGGATATGAACGAACAAGTCACTCAGGTCACTGTCATTGGCGGAGGTTATATCGGACTGGAGGTTGCAGAAAACTTCGTAGAAAAAGGGATGAGTGTGCGATTGATTGATTTAGCTGAGCGAGTTGGAACGGTTTACGATAAGGAAATCAGTGAAAAGATCGAAAAGGTAGCAAAGAAACAAGGGATTGAGCTTGTTTTAAACGAATCCGTAGAGTCATTTGAAGGGGATCAGCGAGTAGAAGAGATTAAGACAGATAAAGGCAGTTACCAAACTGATATGGCCGTTGTCGCTATTGGTGTTAAACCGAATACATCGTTTTTAAAAAATGCTGACGTTCACCTCCACCAGACCGGGGCAATGATCGTGAATTCTTATATGGAAACGAATGTGAAAGATCTTTATGCTGCTGGTGATTGCGCGACACAATATCACAGGATTAAAGAAAAAAATGACTACATCCCATTAGGTACACACGCTAATAAACAAGGGAGAGTCGCAGGAAGTAATATTGCAGGTGTGACAAAAACATTCCAAGGAATTGTCGGCACATCGATTATGAAGTTTTTTGAGTTAACCGTTGCAAAAACTGGGTTAAGTGAAAAAGAAGCGGAAGACTTAAATATCCCATTTCAATCGATATTATTTGAAGGACATACCCATGCAGGATACTATCCAAACAGTGAAAAAATCTTATTTAAAATGATGAAGCATAAAAGCAATGGTCAATTATTAGGGGTACAAGCGGTTGGGCGAGATGGTGTCGATAAACGCATTGACGTGGCTGCAACAGCGCTTTATCATAACATGACGATTTCTGACCTAGAAAACTTAGATTTAAGCTATGCACCCCCTTATAACGGAGTATGGGACCCATTACAACAAGCAGCAAGAAGGCTCTAATATTTATCTCAAGAAAAACTTCATTATAGATGCCTTTAAGGAGGACAGTTAGCGAGCCACTAATTTGTTATTAACCTAAGATAAAAATCAACACTAGCCTCGTTGAATCCTTACTATAAAAAAAGCAATCAGTAAAAACTGGTTGCTTTTATAGTATTTATTCAGTTTTGAAAACGGGCACTT
The Bacillus shivajii DNA segment above includes these coding regions:
- a CDS encoding CoA-disulfide reductase, yielding MKVVIIGGDAAGMSAAMQVVRNDEQAEVTVLEKGSYYSYAQCGLPYFIGGLVEDSGDLIARSRDTFREKHGIDARIYHEVTELDPENKVVKGDNLETGEPFEMTYDKCLVATGASPIFPPFDGNDLEGIHVLKTIPDAKKIVEDMNEQVTQVTVIGGGYIGLEVAENFVEKGMSVRLIDLAERVGTVYDKEISEKIEKVAKKQGIELVLNESVESFEGDQRVEEIKTDKGSYQTDMAVVAIGVKPNTSFLKNADVHLHQTGAMIVNSYMETNVKDLYAAGDCATQYHRIKEKNDYIPLGTHANKQGRVAGSNIAGVTKTFQGIVGTSIMKFFELTVAKTGLSEKEAEDLNIPFQSILFEGHTHAGYYPNSEKILFKMMKHKSNGQLLGVQAVGRDGVDKRIDVAATALYHNMTISDLENLDLSYAPPYNGVWDPLQQAARRL
- the prmC gene encoding peptide chain release factor N(5)-glutamine methyltransferase — translated: METTNKVYEVLQWASSFLEKSSYESTIAERLLIHHTGWSRAELLSELQTPLPANVYESFIADVKKSAAGIPVQHLIGEEEFYGRSFEVNKNVLIPRPETEELVQLMIGHIRELHSSSPEPARIIDVGAGSGIIGITLNLEIPNTRVSAVDLSPDALAVAKRNNEKLGASVEFFEGDLLSPFIEAGQKADVIVSNPPYIPESDRTELKENVRDHEPDLALFADDNGLAVYKRLIAEIPKVLALPGLIGFEIGHGQGEDVRKLVLSTYPQAEVSVHNDINGNERIVFAKIKVR
- the prfA gene encoding peptide chain release factor 1, coding for MFDRLEAVEDRYERLNELLMDPDVISDTKKLREYSKEQADIEETVQTYRQYKEVKQQYNDAKEMLQDNLDDEMSEMVKMEMDELEEQIPPLEEKLKVLLIPKDPNDDKNVIVEIRAAAGGDEAALFAGDLYRMYSRYAEAQGWKPEVIESSQTGVGGFKEIIFMINGNGAFSKMKYENGAHRVQRVPATESGGRIHTSTATVAVLPEAEEVEIDINEKDIRVDTFASSGPGGQSVNTTMSAVRLTHMPTGTVVSCQDEKSQIKNKEKAMKVLRARIFDKVQKEAQAEYADIRKSAVGTGDRSERIRTYNFPQSRVTDHRIGLTIQKLEQILEGKLDEIIDALVVEEQSRAMEEADK